A genomic window from Brevibacillus agri includes:
- a CDS encoding immunity protein Imm33 domain-containing protein, with amino-acid sequence MSHSDSPIKEQSPLCQRTKQIGNRTFVVTCREFLAKQADFLLDLFADVENESGPLRNGAKIQVGWTILIVNEREGHEGQMEIVAPDYDTNPFTETNRDLSVSLYVQMAQNHCLQTLQLAGETALFQDKIVVAKGALEEEHVYLQRAEQAEAGDSGWYLGPVQGEVDSDGLESYYIFQLLKRRPSLLQALALPRGYIAVLKGDQIEAVLDEHDENVWPTLH; translated from the coding sequence ATGAGCCATAGCGACTCCCCGATCAAAGAGCAGTCGCCCCTCTGTCAACGCACCAAACAGATCGGCAACAGAACCTTCGTCGTGACCTGCCGGGAGTTTCTGGCAAAGCAGGCCGATTTTTTGCTCGATCTGTTTGCGGATGTGGAAAACGAGAGCGGGCCGCTGCGAAACGGCGCGAAAATTCAAGTAGGCTGGACAATTTTAATTGTCAATGAACGAGAGGGACACGAAGGACAAATGGAAATTGTCGCACCGGACTACGACACGAATCCGTTTACAGAAACAAACCGCGACTTGTCCGTGTCCCTCTACGTCCAGATGGCGCAAAACCACTGTCTGCAAACGTTGCAGCTCGCAGGAGAAACCGCGCTGTTCCAGGACAAGATCGTGGTGGCAAAAGGGGCGCTAGAAGAGGAGCACGTCTATTTGCAGCGCGCCGAACAAGCAGAAGCAGGCGACTCCGGCTGGTATCTCGGGCCTGTACAGGGCGAGGTGGACAGCGACGGGCTGGAATCGTACTACATTTTCCAACTGCTAAAACGCCGTCCGTCTCTTTTGCAGGCGTTGGCGCTGCCGCGCGGCTACATCGCCGTGCTCAAGGGTGACCAGATTGAGGCGGTGCTGGACGAACATGACGAAAACGTGTGGCCGACGCTGCACTAG